A genomic window from Chrysoperla carnea chromosome 3, inChrCarn1.1, whole genome shotgun sequence includes:
- the LOC123296498 gene encoding E3 ubiquitin-protein ligase HECTD1 isoform X1 has product MADVDPETLLEWLNMGQGDERDMQLIALEQLCMLLLMSDNVDRCFESCPPRNFLPALCRIFLDECAPDSVLEVTARAITYYLDVSAECTRRIVAMEGAVRAICSRLAVAETASRTSRDLAEQCVKVLELICTREAGAVFDAGGLHCILSFIKDNGSRVHKDTLHSAMTVVTRLCGKLEPADASLLSCVRSLSTLLRHDDNYVAEGALRCFASVADRFTRRGVDPAPLAQHGLVDELLIRLSNAGGVNVGAGGTSGGNQGTPGKIAPPGATSSAPSNESKVTAASISTTISLLSTLCRGSPSITHDLLRSELPDAIEKALKGDERCALDCMRLVDLLLVLLFEGRRALGRPHIGTSNSMQLLPRLRRLDSAAEKTHRQLIDCIRSKDTDALIEAIDTGGIDVNFMDDVGQTLLNWASAFGTQEMVEFLCDRGADVNKGQRSSSLHYAACFGRPGIARVLLRHGANPDLRDEDGKTPLDKARERVDEGHREVATILQSPGEWMVASERSHKRSGSESETGEESGENNEPRGDPEMAPVYLRALLPVFCHAFQASMLGSVRRGSLGLIRKMVHYIQPNQLVELCSPESPTHTVATSLVEVIAVVLDNEMSYSWPCAVPLAPAPLTSQATPVVGPGLGLLVRSLRVRTLHDKLIVHGAPMEDEDGHLVVLSIISDLMAKAQDIFLDHFARLGVFSKVQALAGPLDSPEIKDSPEITIEDQNEASSTSAIGSLANQEDAKEILPGKAYHWRDWSICRGRDCLYVWSDAAALELSNGSNGWFRFILDGKLATMYSSGSPEGGTDSSGKGRNTDSLTTEENRGEFLEKLQRARAAVKPSGGSQPILSRIGSTRLVVGNWALTSRKEAELHIHNCDGQQQATILREDLPGFIFESNRGTKHSFTAETSLGPEFAGGWANKKGKRLRSKAEALKQKVHQEALNIYNTYFKVAQSQPRGVVAKLGNIVAQMERACQKQSQGGKIWKELLQEALYELRQLLHEEGVVSAYEMHSSGLVQALLALLSTNYWDHGLRSHKSNKYQKQRVQVFKECFSNETDSISILVHKLIAVLESIEKLPIYLYDTPGSGGYGLQILTRRLRFKLEKASGESTLIDRSGRSLKMEPLSTVAQLERYLLKMVAKQWYDFERGTFQFLKKLKESKYQQFHHQHDFDENGLIYFIGTNGKTSPEWVNPGQYGLVMITSSEGRNLPYGRLEDILSRDMSALNCHTNDDKRAWFAIDLGMYIIPTCYTLRHARGYGRSALRNWLFQMSRDSINWTTLYTHTDDITLNEPGSTGTWPIDIPADEKQGWRHVRIQQYGKNASGQTHYLSLSGFEIYGQVVSVCEDLGKVAKEVEANLRKQRRLLRTQMLKHIQPGAKVVRGIDWKWRDQDGSPPGEGTITSELHNGWVDITWDHGGSNSYRMGAEGKYDVKLAPSYDIDDGTSTKTTIIPGSKSKENKEKQSVLTSRKSSSTPSLPDATENQIKTSVASTDQAASADNLAAKQAAEAIAESVLSVARAEAVVAVGSEGSQASNNQAELSVVVHALRDPHNDLSSINNSSISGDLATIVESLSLSDTKCSQQTNNHNILRKQSSMGGGTTVDDNKPHSSSNDGGKYSFASITSSNFNKRGNKISNSGSSSTTQQSITSHNFVEAVEALDKIRETGTTDLLRNNTNNFLSSEMLPSTVLKATTQPANSIGLMTTLTPSVRISMAGTGGSGGTTTEITDNNDEKSTRKPTRKFFTDSDENPDSKSARKFFTSPDIHSKDACDKEDVEITNSNNARNSSNCPIVVTNPMSVSVPNLTSTESTSQIEPSATAGLLETFAAMARRRTLGAVNSGTVSNVNANNVNNGMITNVSNNQNACGNTLFPRGPSSVSSLVRLALSSNFPSGLLSAAQSYPSLSSGNAATGVATVASSGGGGVGAQGSQAVGSLGQALTMSLTSTSSDSEQVSLEDFLESCRAPTLLAELDDDDEMGDDDENDDDENEDDADYEEVMVSRNLLSFMEEEGGSCYETRSGKRRSWDDEFVLRRSFSALIPAFDPRPGRTNVNQTTDLEIPSPGSEQMSDNAENELIPQPRLQLILRGPNLPGIPDVEIELSDSTWTIFKSVQELIQLAELGSKQEKLRRIWEPSYVIIYREIKDDNNENEEGRTTPVVTLFSRSGSGSVAGTTLSPGTPVPGTPSVSSCTVEDVLQLLRHLYVITTSSEVYSENLRSELLLNTTVSSSRDLSPEEFMSKKLTNKLLQQIQDPLVLSSSSLPTWCEELNQSCPFLFPFETRQLYFNCTAFGASRSIVWLQTQRDVTLERQRAPGLSPRRDDPHEFRVGRLKHERVKVPRGDDLFEWAFQVMKVHSDRKSILEVEFIGEEGTGLGPTLEFYALVAAEFQRRDLGMWICDDETDYMQQSIDLGEGTKPPGYYVRRSTGLFPAPLPQNSDICDNVIKYFWFLGVFLAKVLQDNRLVDLPLSHAFLKLMCHGEIRNNVNERIGLVSLRRDIEDDVMTSSLISEESEKELELDPPKVNPESDRTSAAWYQGILGQEDLFEIDPIRATFLKQIHDIVQRKLKIMQDNSLSTETKLHQIQNLSLNTPSGPILLEDLALTFTYSPSSRIFGFTSVELVENGADIEVNIDNVEEYSDLTTAFSLDKGISRQLDAFHRGFSTVFPIEKLSAFSPEEIRIMLCGDQNPKWTREDLLNYTEPKLGYTRDSPGFQRFINVLVDMTPEERKAFLQFTTGCSSLPPGGLANLYPRLTVVRKVDAGEGSYPSVNTCVHYLKLPDYPTEELLKERLIAATREKGFHLN; this is encoded by the exons ATGGCAGACGTGGACCCGGAGACATTGCTTGAATGGCTTAACATGGGCCAAGGCGATGAACGGGATATGCAACTTATTGCACTTGAACAACTATGTATGCTGCTCTTAATGTCGGATAATGTTGACCGAtgttttgaaag ttgccCACCACGTAATTTTTTGCCAGCTCTGTGTCGTATATTTTTGGATGAATGTGCGCCAGACTCTGTATTGGAAGTAACAGCTCGTGCGATTACCTACTATTTAGATGTATCCGCAGAATGTACTCGACGTATTGTTGCTATGGAAGGGGCTGTACGTGCCATATGCTCCCGCCTTGCTGTTGCTGAAACTGCATCACGCACTAGCCGAGATTTAGCTGAACAATGTGTTAAAGTATTGGAATTAATTTGTACTAGAGAAGCTGGAGCTGTTTTTGATGCTGGAGGACTACATTGTATTCTTAGTTTTATTAAAGATAAtg GATCTCGAGTTCATAAAGATACATTACATTCAGCTATGACCGTTGTAACACGTTTATGTGGTAAATTAGAACCAGCAGATGCATCTTTACTGTCATGCGTCCGAAGTTTAAGTACTTTGTTACGCCATGATGATAATTATGTTGCTGAAGGTGCACTACGGTGTTTTGCATCTGTTGCTGATAGATTTACACGACGTGGAGTTGATCCAGCACCATTAGCTCAACAtg ggTTGGTCgatgaattattaataagatTATCGAATGCGGGTGGAGTAAATGTGGGAGCTGGAGGTACAAGTGGAGGAAATCAAGGTACACCAGGTAAAATAGCACCACCTGGAGCAACATCGTCAGCACCTTCAAATGAATCAAAAGTGACTGCAGCTTCTATTTCTACAACAATTAGCTTATTATCAACACTCTGTCGTGGCTCACCCAGTATTACACAT GATTTATTAAGGTCTGAATTACCTGATGCCATTGAAAAAGCATTAAAAGGCGATGAACGTTGTGCTTTGGATTGTATGCGTCTTGTAGATTTGTTGTTAGTGTTATTATTCGAAGGGCGACGTGCTCTTGGACGTCCACATATTGGTACATCCAATTCAATGCAATTACTTCCACGATTACGACGTTTAGATTCAGCTGCAGAAAAAACACATAGACAATTGATTGATTGCATTCGCTCAAAAGACACTGATGCATTAATTGAGGCTATCGATACTGGTGGTATTGATGTGAATTTTATGGATGATGTGGGTCAAACTTTACTTAATTGGGCATCGGCATTTGGAACCCAAGAAATGGTTGAATTTCTTTGTGACAGAG gtgctGATGTGAATAAAGGACAACGCAGTTCATCTCTACATTACGCTGCATGTTTTGGACGGCCAGGAATAGCTCGTGTGTTATTACGTCATGGTGCAAATCCAGATTTACGAGATGAGGATGGCAAAACACCTTTAGATAAAGCTAGAGAAAGAGTCGATGAAG GCCATCGAGAAGTAGCTACAATTTTACAATCTCCAGGTGAGTGGATGGTGGCTTCCGAACGTAGCCATAAACGATCTGGTTCAGAATCAGAAACAGGTGAAGAAAGTGGTGAAAATAATGAACCAAGAGGTGATCCTGAAATGGCACCAGTGTATTTACGTGCATTATTACCCGTATTTTGTCATGCTTTTCAAGCGAGTATGTTAGGATCGGTTAGACGTGGAAGTTTAGgattaattagaaaaatggtACATTATATTCAACCTAATCAATTGGTGGAGTTATGTAGTCCAGAATCACCTACACATACTGTCGCTACATCATTAGTAGAAGTAATCGCTGTTGTTTTAGATAATGAG ATGTCGTATAGTTGGCCGTGTGCTGTCCCTCTCGCCCCTGCCCCATTGACCAGCCAGGCGACCCCAGTGGTGGGTCCCGGGCTTGGGTTGTTAGTGCGTTCGCTTCGCGTCCGCACCTTGCATGACAAGCTCATTGTTCACGGTGCCCCCATG gaAGATGAAGATGGACACTTAGtagttttatcaataatatccGATTTAATGGCAAAAGCACAAGATATATTCTTAGATCACTTCGCTCGGCTTGGTGTATTTTCAAAGGTTCAAGCTTTAGCCGGTCCATTGGATTCACCAGAAATTAAAGATTCACCTGAAATAACTATTGAAG ATCAAAATGAAGCATCATCAACAAGTGCAATAGGTAGTTTAGCCAATCAAGAGGATGCAAAAGAAATATTACCTGGTAAAGCATATCATTGGCGTGATTGGAGTATTTGCCGTGGACGTGATTGTCTATATGTATGGTCAGATGCAGCTGCTTTAGAATTATCAAATGGATCCAATGGTTGGTTTAGATTTATATTGGATGGTAAATTAGCAACAATGTATTCTAGTGGATCGCCAGAAGGTGGAACTGATAGTTCAG GCAAAGGAAGAAATACCGATTCTCTTACCACTGAAG AAAATCGAGGAGAATTCTTAGAGAAATTACAACGCGCTCGAGCTGCGGTCAAACCGTCTGGAGGTAGTCAACCAATTTTATCTCGTATTGGATCTACACGCCTTGTAGTTGGAAATTGGGCGTTAACAAGTAGAAAAGAAGCCgaattacatatacataattgTGATGGACAACAGCAAGCCACCATTTTACGTGAAGATCTACCAGggtttatttttgaatcaaatcGTGGTACTAAACATTCATTTACAGCTGAAACTAGTTTAG gACCTGAATTTGCTGGTGGGTGGGCAAACAAAAAAGGCAAACGTTTACGTTCAAAAGCTGAagcattaaaacaaaaagtccACCAAGAagcattaaatatatataacacatactTCAAAGTAGCTCAATCACAACCACGTGGTGTTGTAGCAAAATTAGGTAATATTGTTGCACAAATGGAACGTGCTTGTCAAAAACAAAGTCAAGGTGGTAAAATATGGAAAGAATTATTACAAGAAGCATTATATGAATTACGTCAATTATTACATGAAGAAGGTGTTGTTAGTGCATATGAAATGCATAGTTCTGGTTTAGTACAAGCATTACTTGcattattatcaacaaattatTGGGACCATGGATTACGTTCtcacaaatcaaataaatatcaaaaacaacGTGTCCAAGTGTTTAAAGAATGTTTTAGCAATGAAACTGATTCAATATCAATATTAGTCCATAAATTAATCGCAGTTTTAGAAAGTATAGAAaaattacctatttatttatatgatacaCCTGGATCCGGGGGCTATGGTTTACAAATATTAACACGTAGATTAcgatttaaattagaaaaagcaTCTGGCGAAAGTACATTAATTGATCGATCTGGTCGTAGTTTAAAAATGGAACCATTAAGTACTGTTGCACAATTAGaacgatatttattaaaaatggttgCAAAACAATGGTACGATTTTGAACGTGgtacatttcaatttttgaaaaagttaaaagaaTCTAAATATCAACAATTCCATCATCAACATGATTTCGATGAGAatggtttaatatattttattggaactaaTGGTAAAACTAGTCCCGAATGGGTGAATCCAGGTCAATATGGCTTAGTTATGATTACAAGTTCTGAAGGAAGAAATTTACCATATGGACGTTTAGAAGATATATTATCTAGAGATATGTCAGCATTAAATTGTCACACAAATGATGATAAACGAGCATGGTTTGCGATTGATTTAGGAATGTACATAATACCTACTTGCTATACATTACGGCATGCTCGTGGATATGGTCGGTCAGCTTTACGAAATTGGTTATTCCAAATGTCTCGTGATAGTATTAATTGGACAACGCTTTACACCCACACAGATGATATTACCTTGAATGAACCTGGATCCACTGGAACATGGCCTATTGATATACCTGCGGATGAGAAACAAGGATGGCGACATGTACGTATTCAACAATATGGTAAAAATGCATCAGGACAAACACATTATTTAAGTTTATCAGGATTTGAAATATATGGACAAGTAGTGAGTGTTTGTGAAGATTTAGGTAAAGTAGCGAAAGAAGTTGAAGCAAATTTACGAAAACAACGACGTTTACTTCGTACACAAATGTTAAAACATATACAACCTGGTGCAAAAGTTGTTCGTGGTATTGATTGGAAATGGCGTGATCAAGATGGTTCACCTCCAGGTGAAGGCACTATAACTAGTGAATTGCATAATGGTTGGGTTGATATTACATGGGATCATGGTGGTTCAAATTCATATCGAATGGGCGCTGAGGGTAAATATGATGTTAAACTTGCTCCTAGTTATGATATTGACGACGGTACTTCAACAAAAACTACCATAATTCCAGGTAGTAAGAGTAAAGAAAATAAGGAAAAACAGAGTGTATTAACCAGCCGTAAATCAAGTTCAACTCCCAGTTTACCAGATGCAActgaaaatcaaattaaaacgtCTGTTGCATCAACAGATCAAGCTGCATCTGCTGATAATTTAGCAGCAAAACAAGCAGCAGAAGCAATTGCTGAAAGTGTATTATCTGTAGCACGTGCAGAAGCTGTTGTTGCCGTTGGATCTGAAGGTTCTCAGGCAAGTAATAATCAAGCAGAGCTCTCAGTTGTTGTACACGCTCTCCGTGATCCACATAACGACTTATCATCAATCAATAATTCATCAATTTCCGGAGATTTGGCTACAATTGTTGAAAGTTTATCTTTATCCGATACTAAATGTTCACAACAaacaaataatcataatatactCCGAAAACAATCGAGTATGGGTGGTGGAACAACTGTGGATGACAATAAACCTCATAGCTCATCAAATGATGGTGGAAAATATAGTTTTGCATCGATTACATCATCTAACTTTAATAAGCGtggtaataaaatatcaaatagtgGTTCTAGTTCAACAACTCAACAATCGATAACTAGTCACAATTTTGTTGAAGCTGTTGAAGCATTAGATAAAATTCGTGAAACTGGTACAACTGATTTATTAcgtaataatacaaataatttcttatcAAGTGAAATGTTGCCTTCAACAGTATTAAAAGCTACAACACAACCCGCAAATTCAATTGGGTTAATGACAACGTTAACACCATCTGTACGAATTTCTATGGCAGGAACTGGCGGAAGTGGTGGTACCACAACTGAAATAACAGATAACAACGATGAAAAATCTACTCGAAAACCTACACGAAAGTTCTTTACAGATAGTGATGAGAATCCTGATTCAAAGTCAGCTCGTAAATTTTTCACAAGTCCAGATATTCATTCAAAAGATGCGTGTGATAAGGAGGATGTTGAAATTACGAATAGTAATAACGCAAGAAATAGTTCAAATTGTCCAATAGTTGTTACAAATCCTATGAGTGTTAGTGTACCTAATCTAACATCAACCGAAAGTACAAGTCAAATAGAACCATCCGCCACAGCTGGattattagaaacatttgcagCAATGGCCCGTAGACGAACATTAGGAGCTGTGAATTCAGGCACCGTTTCTAATGTTAATGCAAATAATGTAAACAACGGAATGATAACGAATgtttcaaataatcaaaatgcATGTGGAAACACATTATTCCCACGTGGACCAAGTTCTGTATCAAGCTTAGTTCGTTTAGCGTTATCAAGTAATTTTCCAAGTGGTTTGTTAAGTGCAGCTCAAAGTTATCCAAGTTTGTCCAGTGGTAACGCAGCTACAGGTGTTGCAACGGTGGCAAGTTCTGGTGGTGGAGGAGTGGGTGCTCAAGGATCTCAAGCTGTTGGTAGTTTAGGTCAGGCACTCACAATGAGCCTAACATCAACTAGCAGTGATAGTGAACAAGTATCTCTAGAAGATTTCCTCGAATCATGTCGTGCACCAACTCTGTTAGCTGAGTTGGATGACGATGATGAAATGGGTGATGATGATGAAAACGATGATGACGAAAATGAAGACGATGCTGATTACGAAGAAGTAATGGTGTCACgtaatttattatcattcatGGAAGAAGAAGGTGGAAGTTGTTATGAAACTCGATCGGGAAAACGACGATCATGGGATGATGAATTTGTTTTACGTCGATCTTTTTCAGCGCTAATTCCTGCATTTGATCCACGACCTGGACGAACTAATGTTAATCAAACGACTGATTTGGAAATTCCATCACCTGGCTCAGAACAAATGAGTGATAATGctgaaaatgaattaattccACAACCTagattacaattaatattacgCGGTCCAAATTTACCTGGTATACCTGATGTTGAAATTGAATTATCAGATTCAACATGGACAATATTTAAATCTGTAcaagaattaattcaattagCTGAATTAGGATCTAAACAAGAGAAATTAAGACGAATATGGGAACCTAGTTAtgt GATAATATATCGAGAAATTAAAGATGATAACAATGAGAATGAAGAAGGCCGAACTACACCAGTTGTTACATTATTTTCACGAAGTGGTAGTGGAAGTGTCGCAGGTACTACTCTATCACCTGGCACTCCAGTTCCTGGAACACCATCCGTATCTAGTTGTACTGTAGAAGATGTTTTACAATTGTTACGACATTTATATGTAATTACCACCTCTTCCGAGgtatattcagaaaatttacgttccgaattattattaaatactacaGTATCATCATCTAGAGACTTATCACCAGAAGAATTTATgagtaaaaaattaacgaataaattattacaacaaatccaAGATCCATTAGTGTTATCTAGTTCAAGTTTACCAACTTGGTGTGAAGAATTAAATCAATCATGCCCATTCCTATTTCCTTTTGAAACACGACAATTATACTTCAATTGTACAGCATTTGGAGCATCAAGAAGTATTGTTTGGCTACAAACACAACGAGATGTTACATTGGAACGACAACGAGCACCTGGTTTATCACCAAGACGAGATGATCCACATGAATTCCGTGTAGGTCGATTAAAACATGAACGTGTCAAAGTACCTCGAGGTGATGATTTATTCGAATGGGCTTTCCAAGTAATGAAAGTACATTCTGATCGTAAATCAATATTAGAAGTTGAATTTATCGGTGAAGAAGGTACAGGACTTGGTCCAACTTTAGAATTCTATGCATTAGTAGCTGCTGAATTTCAACGTCGTGATTTGGGTATGTGGATATGTGACGATGAAACTGATTATATGCAACAATCAATTGATTTGGGTGAAGGTACAAAACCACCTGGATATTATGTTCGTCGTTCAACTGGTCTATTCCCAGCACCACTCCCACAAAATTCAGACATATGTGATAatgtaataaagtatttttggTTTTTGGGTGTATTTTTAGCTAAAGTTTTACAAGATAATAGACTTGTTGATTTACCTTTATCGcatgcatttttaaaattaatgtgtcATGGTGAAATACGAAATAATGTTAACGAACGTATCGGATTGGTTAGTTTACGACGAGATATTGAAGATGATGTTATGACATCTAGTTTAATATCAGAAGAAAGTGAAAAAGAATTAGAATTAGATCCACCAAAAGTTAATCCAGAAAGTGATCGAACATCTGCGGCGTGGTATCAAGGGATATTAGGACAAGAAGATCTATTTGAAATTGATCCAATACGTGCAACATTCTTAAAACAAATTCATGATATTGTACaacgtaaattaaaaataatgcaggaTAATAGTTTATCAACTGAAACAAAATTacatcaaatacaaaatttaagtttaaatacaCCATCTGGACCTATTTTACTTGAAGATTTAGCTTTAACATTTACATATTCACCTAGTTCACGAATATTTGGTTTTACATCAGTGGAATTAGTTGAAAATGGTGCTGATATTGAAGTGAATATTGATAATGTTGAGGAGTATTCTGATCTCACAACAGCGTTCAGTTTAGATAAAGGCATTTCTAGACAATTAGACGCTTTTCATAGAGGTTTTTCAACTGTATTTcctattgaaaaattatctgCATTTAGTCCAGAAGAAATTCGTATTATGTTATGTGGTGATCAAAATCCAAAATGGACTAGAgaagatttattaaattataccgAGCCAAAATTAGGATATACACGAGATAG tccCGGTTTCCAACGTTTCATCAACGTTCTAGTGGATATGACACCCGAAGAGCGTAAAGCATTTTTACAATTCACAACTGGTTGTAGTTCATTACCACCAGGTGGTTTAGCGAATTTATATCCACGTTTAACTGTGGTGCGCAAAGTAGATGCTGGTGAAGGTTCATATCCATCTGTGAATACATGTGTGCATTACTTAAAGTTACCAGACTATCCAACAgaagaattattaaaagaacGATTAATTGCAGCCACTAGAGAAAAAGGTTTTCatctcaattaa